AGGAGACCCTCAAGCGGCTAGGGACGCCGCTCTAGGAGCCGCTGACGCCGCCCGCAAAAAAAGACTTTGCTACCCGCAACGGGCACACATAGCCGTGCGAACACATTTATACGACATATGTAGAACAAGTATTGCAGCGTTAATGGTGGTACTGCCGACACACCGTGGACGCGCGTGACCGCGGGGCGCCGAAGGCCTCAGCGGCGGGCGACGGCAGGGCCACGGCAATCTAACAAAATGGCGACCGCCGACGCTAGCGAAACGTACGACGTGGACATGGACACTGCGGAGCAGCCGGGGGTCGCGGAAGGCGGCGAACACGCCCCCGAGCGCGAGAAGCTCGACTTTGCAGGTACGCCGCGCGGGGTTCAACGCATCAGCGCGCAGTGCTCGACTACGTCAACAACACCAGGTTCAAGCATGGCATCCGCTCGGACGAGTACGGGCGGTACCACGCCTACTGCTCCAAGCGGCTGCGCATCCTGAGGCGGCAGGGCCGCACGGCACCGATCAAGCCGAACAAGTACGTAAAGGACGAGATCGACGAGGAGAACGTGGACGCGAGGTAGCGCGCTGGCCGTGGCAACTGACCCCCTGCAGGTCCCTGGAGATCCTCACGCTCACCGCCgagcgctgctggagccatGCCATGGAGCTGAAGTCGCGCTGCGAGTCGTCGCAATCCGCGGTAAGTACACGCCGGCGCAGCTCCCGCACAATCCGCAACAGGGTCCTACTGAGCGCCACCATTACGTGAAGCGGTTTGAGCGGGCGTTCAAAACCGCGTCGCGGCTGGAGGCGCTGTGCCACAAGTTCGGCGACACGAACAGCATCAACAACGCGAGGGTGTACCGCAACTTCATGGAGGGCAACGTGCACTTCGAACACGGGCGGTTTGCGGAAGCGTACGCCAGCCTGTCGTCCTACGCCAATGTCATGGAGCAGCGCAAGAGGTCGCACCAGGACGACCGCGTGCTTCAGGAGGCCTACGCCTCCCAGCTCAGCAACGTCAACGCGGCGATCAAGCTGTGCTCGTTCCACATGAGGGCTGCGGGCGTGACCGCGGCGGCCAAGCAGCCCGCGCGTGAGGACGACCCGAACGCCGAGCTCATCGCCATAGTGCCAGACGACTCCGGCAACCTGGCGGTATACTGCAGGGGCTCCCACGTGAACGTCACTTCTCAGTTTTtgttgcagcagctgctcgacgCGATCAACGCGACCCAGAAGCTGGTTGTGACGGAGGACGTCCTCACGCGGCTGGTCAACGCGGCCGACGTGGACGCGGCGCTGAAAGGCGAGCTCTTTGACGCCTTCGGCACCGACGCGCTGCTGTCGTCGTACGAAGAAATCATGATGCCCATATCGGAGGTCATCGACGCCATACACTCCGAAATGATGTCCTCCATAGACAACCAGGAGCCCCTGCGGCAGGTGGAAGGTGGGTGCCGGTTGTGACCCCCCGCCCTCAATGCTTTGCAGGCGTAGTAGCGTACGTCAAGACCCTACTCGAGATGGAGAAGTGCGCGCTGGTGCAGGTCATGACGCTGCACACCATGTTCCATGAGCACGGCAAGGTCGACAAGAACTCCGGGCTGCCGGACTGTGGGGAGGCGCTGCGGTTCACCCACATGCTGAAGCAGCACATCGCCACCCTCATGGGCGACTCCAAGATGGGGCAGATATTCCTCATGCCGCAGGAGGTCACCAAGACGGTCAACGGCCTGCTGCTCGGGATGCACAAGCTGGCGACCGGCGAGCACAACGACGGGATGGCGCTCATGAACTGGGCCAACAAcaggctgcagcagcagattGAGCACCCCAAGAAGCAGCAGACGCTCCTCATATGGCGCACGCTCGTCTGcttccagctgctgcacaacACGGCGCGGCTCTGCGCGGCGCGCTTCTACAAACGGACCGTGGCCATATACGCCCGGCACACTCTGCAGCTGGCGGACAAGGAAGACGACGGCGAGGCGCCGCTCGACTTCGCGGCCGTGTTCGGGCTGGAAAAACGCCCCCTGCCCGCCAAGCCGATACTGCTCGACCTGGCGTACATCCACTACCAGCCACCGCAAATGGGCAAGAAGACGTCGTTCATCGGAAACGTCAAGAGCATGTTCAACTCGTTCTGGCAGTGACCGCGACGTGTGGCTGGCAGTACAACTGTGCACGTCGCAACGCAACTTTTCGCAAAATTTTAATAAAGCGTGTAAACCGTAGCAGTGACGCGACGCAGTGGCCTCATCGGTGATTAGGTGCCAGTGGCCGTATCAGTGATTAGGTGCCAGTGGCCACATCAGCGATTAGATACCAGCGGCCGCATCAGTGATTAGGTGCCAGTGGCGGTGGTAACGAGgtgtggcgtaatccggaGATTCCACTCCCACACGTAGTTACTGCACTAACCACCCGGCAAAGCGCTGCAACCACCTTACCACGGCCACGGACGCTGCGCATCCCGGCGGCCACAACAAAAAAACACCAGAAGCGTTAAACAGAGAAAATTGAACTACTATTCGCAAGTCTACGTGGACAGCGACATGATACTCTCGACGATGTCGCCCTTGTTCTTCAACAGCGCCTCGACGGCCTCCTCGCGAGTGCAGCCGACCTGCGACACCACCAGCTCCACGTCTCCCTGGTTCACGCCGGACTCGTCGACCGCGGCGGCGGGAGCTGCCTCGCCTTCCTTGGGGCTCGCAGCCTCATCGCCCTTGGGCTCGGAGCGGGCGCTGGCGGGCGCCTCTCCGCCTTCCGCCGAAGCACCTGCCGCGGCAGACTCTGAGGACTCGGCGCCCTCGGGGGAGTCGGTCACCTCATTGGCCTGGTTGGCTTCCTTCTCCGCCTGAGCAGcctgcgccgccgcagcagcgtcgGACACGGCGCTGAGGGCGTTGGCCATGTTGGTCACGCTGGCGGTGGCCGCGCTAACAGCCTGCAGAGCCGACGACAGCTGCGACAGACGCTGGACGGTCTCCAGCGCGGAGCTCGCGCCGGTGTCCTCCACCTTGGCCTCGCCGAAGATGACGTAGGTGTCGGAGTTGGGCAGCTTGTACACGTCGGGCTTGCTGACCACGAAGAAGACCTGCTTGGACTTCTTGATGCACACCTTGTTCACACCCTCGACGGGCTTGAGGCCCAGCTTGGACAACAATTTGCGCGCCTTCCGCTCGTTCTTGTTCTGGCGGACCTTAGGCGCGCCGCCGTCGGCGCCCTTCGATTCCTCCACATCGGACTCGCCATCGCTGGACACATCCTCAGGGCTCTCCTCCATGGCCTCCGCCACCAGGGCGTCCACTTTCTCGCTCTCCGTCGTCATCGTGGCGCGCAAGCACTGCTAGAAATGCTGAGACGCGCGCGGCACACGGTGGAATCCACCACAACAAATGGGGCATTTCGAAAACACCGACAGGCAGCCGGCCCGGCCGCGGCCAAGCGGGTACTTACACATCGTAAAATTGCACTGGGCTATTCCACAATTTTAATTTGGCCTGGAGTTCGAGCGGCGCCACTCCCTCAGCTCCGGTCGAGGCGTTCGGCTCCCACGCACATTCACCCGGTGACTCGGCGCTCTAGCGATGAACGCGTATCGCCACCGACCATATGCATACGTCATGAAGCTGGTTCGGCATCTCTGTAGTTCACTATATTTATATATGTCCGTATAAAACAGTCGCGACTGCGCGTGGCGGTCGCAAGATAAGGATGGCCAACTCGATCACGTTGTTTGGGGCTTCATTTGGCCCCTGTACACGCCGCTCGCCAGCAGCTTCCGGTCGCTGCCCAGCAGCGTCTCCTGCTCCTCGGCGTGCTCTTCCATGTCGCGCAGCTGCTTACGACGCACAGCGTCCTCCATCACCAGCCGGCGCCGTTCCATCTCGGCGCGCGAGCGGACCATGAGCTGCGAAAGGAACTTTGTGGCGCGTTTCTCGCGCAGGGCTTCCAGCGCGGCGCGCTCGGACCTCTGCTCCTCCCACGTCGTGGAAGGCTTGGCGCTGAACAGCCCAGACTCCTCGCTTGCGGCGGCGCGTCTAGCCTTCTGCACAACGCACAGTAGCGACCTTAGCGCGCACTCGGTCTCCCTTTGGATTGCCAGCTGCTCGTTCAGCGAGGTGGCGCGCAGCGCGATCTCGTCCAGAGACTGCGGGCGCACGAACTCGCGCTCAAGTTGCGATAGGCGCTCGAACAGAGCGCGACGAGCCTTGACGCTCTCGGCATGCTGCCGTTTCAGAGCTGTCCGGTCGACGAAAACGCGCTTGCGGACGTGCTCCGCCACCAGCGGGTACGACGCCGATACAGAGACCGGGTCGAACTGGTACCTGCGGCCGCCGCGCTTCCGCGGAGCACCCTGCAAATCGGGGTTCATCACCCAGGAAACgcctgctgcgccgccgaCGGAAGACGCCACAGCGGAACGCACGACGCGAAACACCACGCGCACCCCGGGCCTAGTCAATCGCACGCGCGGACGCGACACATCGCGGCGCGCACGCACAGGCTGCTTCTGTGCAATGTCGGTAACACGGCAAAGCACGCGTGGCAGGCGCCAAACACCGCAGTCGGCGCAGAACTACGAGTCTTCCAGAAGGCCGGTCACCAGGTCGTACGGACGCGGCAGGAGAGGCGACAGGTGGAGGCAGAGTGATTCCAAGAGCGGAGTTCAGGTATGTGTGAGCGATGAGCCGCATAAGCGGGCCATTGTCCGGCTCCACCACGTACGACCGCTGACGCCGCGCAGGGGGCCCACACCAGCAAGGACGGGCCGAAGAAAACGGTGCCCGAAAAGCCactcgaggaggaggatgcTTACATGTGCGACAAGCTGGGAATCAaccacagctgcgtgaAGAATGACATGATCTACCTCGAGCACCTCAACGAGTTCGCAACGTTACAGGAGCTCACCAACAAGTTGGAAAATTCGACGGAAATCCCGAGGACGGACCAGATCAAGGACGTTGGGCTGTGCGCGGTGCTGCCGTTCGCCAACCTCGTATCGCCAGGGTTCAGCAACCACTACAGCACGCAGTACGAGGCCAAGCCGCTCGCGAGCAAGTGCAGCAACGTCGCATGCGGCACCAACTACAGGGAGGTGAGTGCATCGGTGAACACAGTGCTGGTGTTGTGTGTGGGTTTGGGGTGTGGTTGATTCGTCAGCTGGTGCTTTGCCGAAGTCGGCGCTAACACCCTCGCAGGTCCCGGCGCACTCGAGGGCCGAACTCATATACGTCACCCCGCGGCAGATGTACGCGATCATCACCACCATACTGGGGCAGCTACTACACAACGACGACGAGATATTCGGCGATATCGACTGGAAGGCGGTTTCAATAGAGAGCCACCTGCCCGTCAGCATCTGCAAGGAGTTCTGGTGGGGGTTCGACATCACCCACATCAAGGGTAAGCAGCGCACGGCCGGTTGTGCAACACGTGGCGCAGACGGATACAACGGCTGTTTCGTCAGAGCCGACAAGAGGCACAACTTCGAAGCCGGCGGCAACTACTACAGCGACCTGGAGGTAAAGGCAGCTCACCGCGCGAACACCGTTACGCAGAAGCGAGTCAGGGTGCTCAGCGTCATGAACGCGCGGATGAAAGCGAATACCCAGAGCAGCGACATCAACGCAGACCCCAGGAAGCGGCCTGAGACGCCAAAGAGGAGGAACTGCTTCGGGCGACCATGAACCTCATACTCGTGAAGCGCGGCGACATCAGGGAGGCCGACGGCCACATGTACGTCGACATAACGGACAAGCGGCGAATCGCACATCTGCGATACGTGCTGAAGGCGGATGTTGGCAAGGAGTTGAAATTTGGAGTTGTCGGCTCGACGCTGGACTCGGCCACCGTCACCGCCGTAGACCCGAAGGTCATAACGGTGCGCTTATCCGAAGCGTTTCGCAGGTAGGTGGTGATATAAGGCGTCTACAAAAATAGCTGCAGCCAtcagccgccgcagcagccggTGGTCGACCTTGTTGTCGGCCTCCCGAGACCCAAGTCGCTGGACAAACTGCTACAGGTATGACAACATTGCACCGGGCACATCTGGATGCAGTATGCGGCCAGCATTGGCGTCGCGCGGATCAAGCTTGTCTGCTCCTCGCGGGTCGAGCTGGATTACCTCAAATCGCACCAGCTCGAACCCGAGAGCATCGAGCACTCACTCATGCTCGGCATGGAGCAGGGGGTGACCACGTTCATGCCCGACATCCAGCTCTTCAAATCCATGGGGGCGCTTCAGCGAGACCTCGGCAAGAGTCAGTACAGCCTCCGGATCATCGCGCACCCGGGGACGCCGGAGACGCTGGGATCCCTGCAAATCGTGCAGCACGAGCGCGGGCCCATCCTGGTCGCCATCGGCCCCGAGGGCGGCTGGCTCGATCACGAGGTTGATTATTACGAAGGCTTGGGGTTCAGGAAGTTCAACATCGGCGAGCGCATCCTCAGGGCGGAGGTGGCCGCGGTGGCCATCCtctcgcagctgcagctgctgctgactGACCCCACCCTGCGCCGCGGACTACCCCCGGCCACGCGGGGCTGCGATCTCGAACCGGACCTCAAAGAGGCACGCGTCATACCGCATGGCAACGACTAATGTGGGCTACATGCCACGTGAGCGTACGGATTCCAAGTGAATCACGTTGTGAACAACCGGGTGACAAATCACAGGGTCCCCAGAAAAGGGAGACGCACCGCGGTTTTTCTATCTTCACCTTTTGTGAACCATAGCAAGCCTTAATGATAGTGATACTCTCGACCTCATGCGTTATTTGACAACGCTTAGGCGCACTTAATGGAAAGCCGCATCAGTGCGGAGCGGCCGGGAGGTAGTCCGCCGCAGTTTCGACGAAGCCGCTAATGGCCTTGGCAACGAGCGGTTTGCAGGAGCCCTCGCGAGATGCGGCGTAGACGTGGCCCAAATTCACCGACGCCACGCCGTagcccagcagctgcagctggcgctgccgcagcagtgCGCGGGAGCGTGGCTGGCCATGCGGCACGAAGCAATCCTGCACGGCGTCAACCGGTGAAACAACGGACTTACCGTGAAACTCAAAACGTCAAGCACGTGGTTCTCCATCGGGAAAGAGACGCTCACGCGGTAGACATTGGCCACAGTGTGGACGGTCTTGTGCGGGATCTTCATCTGCGAACCCATAGACACACCCACAAATCAAAACATACCGATACCAACGTCTCTGACAAGACCGCGTCGTAGTCCAGCTCGAGGGCGCGCTTTTTGCGAGAGCCGGGCGTCACGGTGAACAGGTCGTCCCTCTGGTAGTCCAGCCACTCAACCAGCGTGTTGTGCACCTCGCTCGAGATCAAGTAACGCTCGCCGGTGCAGCTGACCACTGCATTAGATTGGGAGTTGTTGGGGTCACCGGGttccaacttggagtggCCATTCGAGGTGTCAGTGTCCACTGGCAAACAACGCAGCACATGCAGGGCCACTTGCTGGGCGCTCAGCATGTCCTCCGGCAGGCGCTCGAACACCGGCACGAATCTGGGCAACATGCTCATGAGCAGCGCATCCTCGCCCAAAACGGCACATGACCACAGCAGACGAATCAGGGAGTCGCTGGCCGAGGGGGTGAATTGCGACTCCGATACGGCACGCAGCCGGTCACGGACCCAAGCCACGTGCAGGTTGCATTCCATGAGTAGCCATATCGTCTTGGATAGATGGTCCAAAGTCTTAGGGTCAGATAGGTCCAGCTCATCCGGGTCGGAGTACGACTCCACCAGCTCGTCGCACAGTGACACCACGCCGTCATCCAAGTAGCCCATGCGAACCAGACAGTAACAGGCGTCTGTGCGCGATATCGGGGACGATTCGCTTGCCAGGTAGTCGCCGCTACGCAGCGCGGCCACGCAATTGTGCATCGACGCCATTAGCTCCGGGCTCTTCGACAGCTCTGCCTGGAACACGGCAAGCTTGCGAGGCGGCAGGCTCGCGCAGGCGGAGATGAATGAACCGAAGGCGTGGTTGCGTTCTGAAGTAGGTAGCTTCGCAGTGCCGAGACGGTTGAGGCACGCGGAGAGTTGCTTCGACAAAATCCGTACGCTGGAGTCGCCTTTGGAACCGCCGATGCCCATGCCGCTCAAACACTCAAAGTACGAGGTAATGTGCGATATATTGTAGCACTTCCAGCGGCCGACGCGCGCTTCTATCTGCTCAACGAGAGCGTGCTGTAGCTTGTCCAGCGTCGAGATGGTGGCGCGCTCGGTGCAGTCGCGCTTCAACCGCAGCGCCACCTGGAACAGGAGCAAACAGTCCTCGGCGTACATCTTGCGAACACCGGACGAAACCGCtgtcagcagctgcttgagCAGCGCGGGGGGCACGTGTCCCGCCTCGGTCAAGCCCATCAAGACCTCGACGACGTTCTCGGGGAGCATCAGGTGCACCTTGCCCTCTATGGAGCGGCATAGCTGGCCGTAGAACCGCTCGTCCGCAACCGAGGAGAACCCGCGCACAATCTTTGCCAGCTGCAGAGGGGTGAACTCGCTGGCCATCAGAAGCGCGCGGTTGCGCATCTTCTTGAAAAGCGCCTTGTGCGACTCCTCCATGTGCGCAAACGCCGCAACCGCTGCGGCCACGTCGTGAGTTCCCATCTCATCCACGTGGTGCTGCAACGCGCACGCGAGGTCCTCGAACAGGTCAGGGTCATCAATCTCCGCGTTCACGAACGCCCACGCCACCGTGGTTATGTCACGGCACGTCAAGTGCGACACGTGAGCGCGCACTAGCGGAGATATGGTGCACAGGAACACCTCTCTGTCGGCTTCACGCACCTTGGAAAGCGCCCACGCGAGGTGCACCACGTCGTGCATGTTGCCGGCGCCGGCGTGCTCCTCCAGAAACTGGCGGATGCGAGCGAACAAAGCTCGGTCGGTGAACCCCAGCGAGGCAAACGACCACGCAATCCCACACAACTGCTGCAACGTGAAGTCGTTCACCACGGCCAGCACCGAGCTGCTTATGCGGCCGAACAGCACCGGGTTACGCACGTTCAGGCGAGCCAGGGCGGTGGCGATGCACGTGAGGTCGAGGGGGCGCTTGAAGTGGGACACGCGTTCCTGCGCCAGCGCAATGACACGATCACGCAGGTCCACGCTGGTGGCAGTCTTCACCGGCAGCTTCGACATTGCGAACAGGCAGCTCGCAAGCTCACTCGGGGTCAGGTCGTTGGCGTGGTTGTTGAGGGTGGCAAGAAGCGCATCCAGCCAATTGGGCTGGACACCCAGGCGCACCAACGACCATAGCACGTTGGTTAGACCCTGGCTGTCGAGATCCAGCAAGTGACGTTCGAGCACAGCCAGCAAGCGAGTGAACGTCTCGTTGCTGGTGAGGCTGTAGCGCGAATACGAGGTCGTGTGACGAGCCAGCCGGTGCAGCGCAGTTGAGGCGTTCACGGCGTTCAacttgtccagcttgtcgCCAATAGCAATCAGAATTTGTGATGATGAGCGGCACTTCAAAATcgactgctgcagcactaTATGGGCCGGGTTCATGTTAAGCCAGGTTTCGGGCTCCAGCTTGGTCTCGGACTCGATCACTGCCGCtggcgtggcggcgtcgATCACGCCAGGCTTGTTGCCGAAAATGCCCTCCACAACTGAACGTTCAGAATCGTTCAGCAGGTGGTCAAACAACACAGATGGAGCCAGGCTGGCGCGTAGCTTTTCCTCTTCAGGGCTCAAGTTGAGCTCTTTGGCGCTCACGGATATGCCCTTGCTTCCGTCATCATCGAGGGACACGGCCTCGTAGTACTGGTCACCCGGCAGGTGCAGATCGTTCACCAAAAGGCCTCCTGGCGGGACAGTAGACGACGCATGACCCCGATCCATCCAACGGTTGCCACTCAGCGACGTGCCTGCAGTGGCCGGAGCCGCGGCTCCTCCCTTACCGACGCGTACTGGAGCGTTCTTGTACCCGTCTCCCACCACAGATTGCATACGTTTAGTGTTGGGGTTTGACGCTGGATGTATGTCTGGTGGGCCGCTTTTCTGATCTGGGGATGGCGGGGCCCGATGGGTAACCGATGAGAGGAACTCAGCTGGTGCCGTAGCGTCATTGCGGTCGACACCACCCACTTCGCGGAAGCTATCGATGTTCACCAAACGGGAGTCGTTGGCCTCTACAGCATCGAGCGCCTCCACGCACTTCTTGGCCTTCGTAATGGCGCGCTGGGATTCGACGCGGCCCTTGCGGCGGAATTGCATGTTCCACGTGCTCTCAATTTCGTTCAACTGCTGCCATACTGGTTTGGCGGAGTACATGTCGCCCTCCGTAAATTCGCCGTGACGGAAACGGTCCTTAGACCCGCTGGACTTGGCCTTGTTGACAAATCGAATGGACGCCGAATGCGTGCTGCCGGCGACGGAGGGGGCCTCGCCCTCATCGTTGCAGTTGCTCAGAAATTCGCCGTGCAGATCCATAGGAGCCGGTGTACCCGCTTTTGTGGCCGATCTGGTTGACATCAGACGACGGCCAAAGCGTTTCTGGGGCAATGTTCCCGTTGGAACACGGGAACGGCTGACACTGCATATTCCGCGTGCACGGCCATGCGTACATCGCTGGTTGCACGCGGAAACCACACTGTTACCGCTGCAATATCGAGCACAACTCATGCCTAGCGGCCTCATTGAGGAGCGGTGACCAAGTCGTAGCTGGACCAGACGCTTTAACAGCGACTGGCAACAACGGTCAACGCGATTCATCCTGGCACGGTGCACTTGACCTTACAATGCTCGAACGACTCAGCCACAGTGTGTGCCTGACAGATGTGAATAGCACAGTATACCAGGCTACGGATTGTTGGGTGATTATTCCACTTTCTCAGTCTTGCATACGAGCAAGAGTAACACCGAATGACGCATGACAGGTGGTAATGAAGGGATCCTTTCCATACAGTCGCgcaatgccactgccactcaTTCGTGTCTATTGATGCTGTCACAATTGCGTTACACCTGGGAGCCACTGCCCGATCGAGATAAGGGGATCCTGCGACGCAGCTCCTCGATCTTCTGCTCCAGTGTCACGTCGTACGGCATGCGCGGGTAGCCAGGGCCGTATTTCTTGCGCATCAACAACCAACGCGTGAAGTCCTCAACCTCGTACGCTTCCATCAGCTCGACATCGATGCCTTCGGCCGTGAGACGCTCGAACATCTCACGGCGGGGAGGGTAGTCCGGCACCTCGCCGCGCACGTACAGCGGCCACCACCCGGACGAAGAGCCTTCTAGCGAGTCAACGAACTTGTCTACATCCAAAATGCCAGCTCGAGAGCACTCTTCGGAGTCAGGGTGGTCGTTTGAGGCGGGATAGACAGGGGAGGCGTCAGAGGCGGCGCCAGAAAAGGACCTAAATGCGGTCTTCCTCGCTGCAGATGGACGCAGCGGTGCTGTAGAGGGCCAAGAAGGCGAATTGGAGGAGAATGGATGATGACTTGTGGCGATGCTGGCGAATGTGCGACGACAACCGCGTGGACAACGTGGACGGGGCCCGGGAAAAGAGAGCCTCAAAAGTGGCTCCAACCTGGCAGGAAAACGCTTGAAAACGATCAAGCGAAACATATCCCGGATGTGTGGGAGAATACCGTTCTAGACCCGAGAAACGGCTGCGCCTGGAAGGGAGGCACGCGACCACGCAGACACTGTAAGGCGACTCAGTGGAGCGCGGTGGGCGCGACTCCAGGACCCCGCGCCGCAACTGCGGAACACTACATCGCAAATATGGCTCGATGAAACGAGCGGCCGACGAACAGACGCTCAAGGAGCAGCCGACGGAAGGTAAGCTGCGCCGCGGCACCTAGTCACGCCACGCAGAAAGGGTCGTCCCGCCGGCCAagccgctgctgccggAGGAGCTG
This genomic stretch from Babesia bigemina genome assembly Bbig001, chromosome : III harbors:
- a CDS encoding RNA methyltransferase, putative; the encoded protein is MYVDITDKRRIAHLRYVLKADVGKELKFGVVGSTLDSATVTAVDPKVITVRLSEAFRSHQPPQQPVVDLVVGLPRPKSLDKLLQYAASIGVARIKLVCSSRVELDYLKSHQLEPESIEHSLMLGMEQGVTTFMPDIQLFKSMGALQRDLGKSQYSLRIIAHPGTPETLGSLQIVQHERGPILVAIGPEGGWLDHEVDYYEGLGFRKFNIGERILRAEVAAVAILSQLQLLLTDPTLRRGLPPATRGCDLEPDLKEARVIPHGND
- a CDS encoding SIGNAL RECOGNITION PARTICLE 68 KDA PROTEIN, putative, with the translated sequence MATADASETYDVDMDTAEQPGVAEGGEHAPEREKLDFAVLDYVNNTRFKHGIRSDEYGRYHAYCSKRLRILRRQGRTAPIKPNKYVKDEIDEENVDARSLEILTLTAERCWSHAMELKSRCESSQSAGPTERHHYVKRFERAFKTASRLEALCHKFGDTNSINNARVYRNFMEGNVHFEHGRFAEAYASLSSYANVMEQRKRSHQDDRVLQEAYASQLSNVNAAIKLCSFHMRAAGVTAAAKQPAREDDPNAELIAIVPDDSGNLAVYCRGSHVNVTSQFLLQQLLDAINATQKLVVTEDVLTRLVNAADVDAALKGELFDAFGTDALLSSYEEIMMPISEVIDAIHSEMMSSIDNQEPLRQVEGVVAYVKTLLEMEKCALVQVMTLHTMFHEHGKVDKNSGLPDCGEALRFTHMLKQHIATLMGDSKMGQIFLMPQEVTKTVNGLLLGMHKLATGEHNDGMALMNWANNRLQQQIEHPKKQQTLLIWRTLVCFQLLHNTARLCAARFYKRTVAIYARHTLQLADKEDDGEAPLDFAAVFGLEKRPLPAKPILLDLAYIHYQPPQMGKKTSFIGNVKSMFNSFWQ
- a CDS encoding NAC domain containing protein, putative; its protein translation is MTTESEKVDALVAEAMEESPEDVSSDGESDVEESKGADGGAPKVRQNKNERKARKLLSKLGLKPVEGVNKVCIKKSKQVFFVVSKPDVYKLPNSDTYVIFGEAKVEDTGASSALETVQRLSQLSSALQAVSAATASVTNMANALSAVSDAAAAAQAAQAEKEANQANEVTDSPEGAESSESAAAGASAEGGEAPASARSEPKGDEAASPKEGEAAPAAAVDESGVNQGDVELVVSQVGCTREEAVEALLKNKGDIVESIMSLST